A genomic region of Arachis hypogaea cultivar Tifrunner chromosome 5, arahy.Tifrunner.gnm2.J5K5, whole genome shotgun sequence contains the following coding sequences:
- the LOC112800682 gene encoding probable polyol transporter 6: MERGGGGDEDKFNKYALACAVVASMVSIIFGYDTGVMSGAMIFIKEELGISDTQQEVLAGILNICALFGSLAAGRISDYVGRRYTISMASILFMLGAILMGYGPNYAILMTGRCVAGVGVGFALMIAPVYSAEISSAKSRGLLTSLPELCIGIGILLGYILNYVFGKFLPLKLGWRLMLGVAAIPSLALAIGILFMPESPRWLVIRGHLPKAKKVLLQISNTKQEAENRFNDIKLAAGIGDENNSLAAKENQNGKSVWKELLLHPSPPVRWMLMTAIGIHFFEHATGIEAVMLYSPRIFRKAGVTSKEHLLLTTIGVGLTKITFLVIASFLLDRVGRRKLLLVSLGGMVCALAVLGFSLTMVEGSPEKKLAWGLTLSIVATYTFVAFFNIGLGPVTWVYSSEIFPLRLRAQGASIGVAVNRVMNATVSMSFISIYKAITIGGAFFMFSGISIVAWLFFYFFMPETKGKALEEMEMVFTRKSHRDVAAAETHNNTR; the protein is encoded by the coding sequence ATACGGGTGTTATGAGTGGAGCCATGATTTTCATCAAAGAAGAACTCGGAATCAGCGACACACAACAAGAAGTGCTCGCTGGAATCCTCAACATATGCGCACTGTTTGGCTCCTTAGCCGCCGGAAGAATCTCCGATTACGTTGGTCGACGCTATACAATCTCCATGGCCTCCATCCTCTTCATGCTTGGTGCAATCCTCATGGGCTACGGCCCAAACTACGCAATTTTAATGACTGGAAGGTGCGTCGCCGGCGTTGGCGTCGGTTTCGCACTCATGATAGCCCCCGTTTACTCTGCAGAAATCTCCTCCGCCAAATCCCGCGGCCTTCTAACCTCCCTCCCCGAACTTTGCATCGGTATCGGAATCTTACTTGGCTACATACTAAACTACGTATTCGGAAAATTCTTGCCATTGAAGCTTGGTTGGAGATTGATGCTTGGTGTAGCCGCAATTCCTTCACTCGCCTTAGCTATAGGGATTCTCTTCATGCCAGAATCCCCAAGGTGGCTTGTGATTCGTGGCCATCTACCAAAGGCAAAGAAAGTTCTGCTGCAAATTTCGAACACCAAACAAGAAGCAGAGAATCGGTTCAATGATATAAAGCTCGCAGCAGGTATTGGTGATGAAAATAACTCTTTAGCAGCTAAGGAAAACCAAAATGGCAAAAGCGTTTGGAAAGAGTTGTTGTTGCATCCTTCTCCTCCGGTTCGGTGGATGCTCATGACGGCGATTGGGATTCACTTCTTCGAACACGCCACTGGGATCGAGGCGGTTATGTTATACAGTCCAAGAATCTTCAGGAAAGCCGGTGTTACGAGCAAGGAGCATCTTCTACTAACGACGATCGGGGTTGGACTCACGAAGATTACTTTCTTGGTGATAGCGTCGTTCTTGCTTGACAGAGTTGGGAGGAGGAAGCTCTTGCTGGTAAGCCTTGGCGGCATGGTTTGTGCGCTTGCGGTGTTAGGGTTCAGCTTAACAATGGTGGAGGGGTCCCCCGAGAAGAAGCTCGCGTGGGGTTTGACACTAAGCATAGTTGCTACTTACACCTTTGTTGCGTTCTTTAACATTGGGCTTGGGCCTGTGACGTGGGTCTATAGCTCAGAGATATTTCCCTTGAGACTGAGGGCTCAAGGGGCCAGTATTGGTGTTGCGGTGAATAGAGTGATGAATGCTACGGTTTCTATGAGCTTTATTTCGATCTACAAGGCCATTACTATAGGGGGAGCGTTTTTCATGTTTTCTGGAATATCTATAGTGGCTTGgttgttcttctatttcttcaTGCCTGAGACCAAGGGTAAGGCCTTGGAAGAAATGGAGATGGTTTTCACCAGAAAAAGTCATAGAGATGTTGCTGCTGCTGAAACTCATAATAATACGAGATAG
- the LOC112803245 gene encoding protein FAR1-RELATED SEQUENCE 5-like gives MENDGKESYKDGDQSEDLSVEYECSSDESDDIVDLITDLTIEDIWGLVFDTESQEKDIGSTLKGTIGKGSIGQLLVSTAGRGFGSFVTIEQADKTQADSLRAFGVKTCHIIGYMGFQKGGYDKVDFTSKDLHNHISKTRRGKVKDGYAFAVLAYLFSKAYSDPLFLGKFTLKDGRLDNLVWADRESVVDYECFGNVLAFDTTYKKNVYNKPLVIFSETNHHCQTTIFGCALLSDERSETFKWALKEFSEIMSGKLSRDIMTDGDRAMRERWNKIISKYVLAENEWVQGIYNDRMKWATAYLREHFFGRIRTISQCEGIYSLLKNYVDSKTNLLEFMHKFSEVLRHYQNNHLTADFETFYKFPVLTTCLESFEKQAAELYTRNIFKLVKDEIDAAGALNVTECPNSRDIIEYNTSEYFNQQWQFKVSYNKDKDLFADECRLFETRRLPCSHIFGVLKHRNAKCVPTSLILKR, from the exons atggagaatgatggcaaAGAGTCGTATAAGGATGGTGATCAATCTGAGGATTTAAGTGTTGAGTATGAGTGCAGTTCTGATGAAAGTGATGATATAGTGGAT TTGATAACTGATTTGACCATCGAAGACATATGGGGACTGGTGTTTGATACAGAATCTCAA GAGAAAGACATTGGAAGCACCTTAAAAGGGACAATCGGCAAAGGGAGCATAGGGCAATTACTCGTGTCAACTGCAGGGCGAGGATTCGGTTCATTCGTCACTATAGAACAG GCTGATAAAACACAAGCAGACAGCTTGCGAGCATTTGGTGTTAAAACTTGCCACATAATAGGTTACATGGGTTTTCAAAAAGGCGGATATGATAAAGTGGATTTTACCAGCAAAGACTTACATAACCACATTAGTAAGACTAGGCGTGGCAAAGTGAAAGATGGTTATGCATTTGCTGTGTTGGCCTATTTGTTTTCTAAGGCATATAGTGACCCGTTATTTCTAGGAAAGTTCACCTTAAAGGATGGTAGGTTGGATAATTTGGTGTGGGCTGATAGAGAAAGCGTTGTTGATTACGAATGTTTTGGCAATGTACTGGCTTTTGACACTACTTACAAGAAAAATGTCTACAACAAGCCCTTAGTCATATTTTCAGAGACCAACCACCATTGCCAGACAACTATCTTTGGATGCGCTTTGCTCTCAGATGAAAGGTCTGAAACTTTCAAGTGGGCACTGAAGGAATTTTCAGAAATCATGTCAGGAAAACTATCCAGAGACATTATGACAGACGGAGACCGTGCTATGAGAGAG AGATGGAACAAGATCATATCCAAATACGTACTTGCCGAGAATGAATGGGTCCAGGGCATTTATAATGACAGAATGAAGTGGGCTACCGCATATTTGAGGGAGCACTTCTTTGGCCGCATAAGAACTATATCACAGTGTGAGGGAATTTATTCATTATTGAAGAACTATGTTGACAGTAAAACCAATCTCCTTGAATTCATGCATAAATTTAGTGAAGTACTGAGGCATTATCAAAACAACCATCTTACTGCTGACTTTGAAACCTTTTATAAGTTTCCTGTTTTGACTACGTGCTTGGAAAGTTTTGAGAAACAAGCTGCTGAACTTTATActagaaatatttttaaacttgTGAAAGATGAGATAGATGCAGCAGGTGCCTTAAATGTGACTGAATGCCCAAATAGTAGAGACATTATTGAGTACAATACGAGTGAGTATTTTAATCAGCAATGGCAATTTAAAGTATCTTACAATAAAGACAAGGACCTGTTTGCGGATGAATGCAGGCTATTTGAGACTCGTAGATTACCGTGCTCCCACATCTTTGGGGTCTTGAAGCATCGCAATGCAAAATGCGTCCCTACATCTCTTATCCTGAAAAGATAG